TTTATCACTCAATATCAGGAGTTTTGGGGTGGGTAAAGAAAGCAAAGTTGGTTGGTTGAAGGGTCTGTGTCGATCCAAAAAGTTAAATTTCCTTATTTTACAAGAAACAAAATTTCATAGGGTTGACTCACAGTGGGTTCGGGGCTTATGGGGAAACCATGACATTAATTTTCTTCAGAAAGAGATGGTCGGTAAATCCGGGGGTCAATTAATCGTTTGGGATACAAGTTGCTTTGATGTTACTAACTCATTCGTGTTTGATTTTTTCATTGGTATTCGAGGTATTTGGAAGAGTACCGGGGTGGAATTTTGTATTATCAACGTTTATGGCCCCCATGATGATCCCAACAAACAAAGATTTTGGGATCAACTACTCAAGTTAGTTCTCACTGATATAAATGGAGCGTGGATTGTGTGCGGTGACTTTAATGAAGTTAGGTCTGAGGATGAACGTTTCAATTCTCAATTTATTGCTAACAGAGCAAAGTTATTCAATGAATTCATCGATAATGCGAAGCTAATTGATATACCTATGGGGGGCCGATTATTCACCAGGGTAAGTGATGATGGACTCAAATTCAACAAGCAAGACCGGTACCTTGTAAGCGAGACTTTTCAGAATCTTTTTAGATGTTTATCGGTGGTTGCTTTGGCTCGGGATAAATCGGATCACTGCCCTATTATACTCGAAGATGATGACAGGAACTTTGGCCCGAAACCTATAAAAATCTTCGATGATTGGCTTGATATTGAAGATATTGATCAGGTTATCAAAAAGGTTTGGGATGAGGACTGGGGGGGGGGGGTTGCGGATGGACTGCCGGTTAAGAAACAAGCTGAATAATACCAAACTCGCCTTAAAATCTGCAAGTACCCAAAAATTTGGTAATCTAGAGGGTGAAATCGAATTTTTTAAATCAATCGTAAATTCGCTTGAACTTGAAGCCGAGAAGGGGCTGATCACGGATGACGAAAGGAAGCAATGGTTGGAGGCTAGAAAAGAATGGTTTCAAAGGGAAAAAATCAAAGTCAGTATGCTAAAACAAAAAGCCCGTGTACGTTGATTCTTGAAGGTGATGAAAACACTAGTTACTTCCATTCAGTTACCAAAAGGGGATACAACAAGAACAATATTCGAGGCCTCTCCATTAATGGCATTTGGTGTGAAAAACCAAGTGACATCAAAGAGGCGGCTTTTAATCACTTTAAGAGCCGTTTTGAGGAGCATACGGGTAGTAGACCGAGCCTGGTAGATCTTGTATATCCTACATTGTCAAGTGATGAAGCTAACCAGTTAGAAGTCCCCTTTAGTGAAGCGGAGATTGTTGAAGCCATACATGATTGTGGTAGTTCAAAGGCACCGGGACCGGATGGTTTTAACTTGAGATTTTATAAGAAATTTTGGGACATTATTAAGGTTGATGTTATCAGTGCTATCACATGGTTTTGGGAGAAAGGTGAATTCTCAAAAGGTTGCAACGCCTCGTTTGTTACCTTAATCCCTAAAAAGAAAGATCCCATCAACCTTAGTGACTATCATCCCATTAGCCTCATCGGGAGCGTCTATAAGATCGTGGCGAAAATGTTATCCAATAGATTAAGAAAGGTCATTCCCAGTCTCATAGGCTCGGAACAAAGTGCGTTCTTAAAAGAGAGATACATTTTGGACGGGGTTCTTATTGCAAACGAATCGATTGATTTTTTGAGGAACCACAAGAAAAAAAGTTTCATTTTTAAAGTTGACTTCGAGAAAGCGTTTGATAGTTTAAATTGTGATTTTCTATTAGAAGTCATGACGAGTATGGGTTTTGGTAGTAAATGGTGTAAGTGGATCCTCGCTTGCCTAAAGTCGGCCACCATCTCTATTCTTATCAATGGTTCCCCAATCCGGGAGTTCTCTATGGGTAGAGGCGTTAGGCAAGGATATCCCTTGTCCCTGTTTCTTTTCATTCTTGCCGCGGAAGGTCTTAACATTCTAACTAAAGTCGCGGTTGATCGAGAACTTTTTAAAGGAGTTCAAATAGGGAGGGATAATGTGTTGATATCTcatttgcaatatgcggatgacaccatGTTCTTTGGTGAATGGTCGAAGTCGAATGCACGTAATCCTATCAACATTTTAAAATGTTTTGAGCTAGCATCGGGCCTAAAGGTTAATTTTCATAAAAGTTGTTTGTATGGTGTTGGTATTGATTCGGTGGGCATTGAGGATCTAGCTAGTCGTATGGGATGCCAGGCCGGTAAATTCCCATTCATCTACCTTGGTCTCCCTATCGGTGCAAAGATGAAAAAAAAAATCAATGATTGGTCTCCGGTTATCGAAAAGTTTAAGAAAAGACTATCGGATTGGAAAATGAGGACGTTGTCTTTTGGTGGTCGATTAGTTCTTCTAAAGTCGGTTCTCAATAGTCTCCCATTGTATTATTTCGCGCTCTTTCGTGCCCCGCCTTGTGTGCTTAAATTGCTTGAGAGTGTGAGACGTACGTTCTTTTGGGGCGGGGATCTTTCGGGTTCTAAAATTACTTGGGTCAAATGGGCGAACACTTGTCTTTCTTACGGGGAGGGGGCTTAAATATTGGGTCCTTAAAAGCAAAAAATCTTGCTCTTTTgggtaagtggtggtggaggtttaaaaccgaaaccaattGTTTGTGGACCAAAATCATTAGAAGCATTTATGGAATTGACTGTGGCTTGAGGGCGGGGGATGGGCTTGCTCATCACCCAAACTCGGGTATTTGGAATAATATAATCTTTGCAGGTAATATCATCGAAGATCTTCAAGTTCCTTTCAAGAATTCCTTTAAGAAATCAATCGGAGACGGGAAATCTACCTCATTCTGGGATGACATCTGGTGCGGTTCAGAGTGTTTCAGGATCTTATTTCCTAGATTATACATGTTTGAAACAAATAAAAGTGCTTCGGTTTTCAATCGTGTTGCTGTTTCTGCTACAGTTTTCGGCCCAGCTTCTGTTCCATGCTCTGGGTCCCCATCTCAGTCAGTTTCCACGACAGCAACAGCCCATCCAGGATCATTTTTAGGTCAGTTTCGAGTGGTGGTTCAATCTGCAGAAGCCTCGGTCCAAAATTCAGAAGTGATGCCTTCTGTTACAGCTCGTATACCTTCTGAACGTTTCCAGCACACCCACTTTAAATGGGCTTGGGCCCGTGACCCATCTGGAAGAACGCATGATGAGCTGTTAGAAATAGAAAATCTCATTCGATCCATACAGCTAGACTTTAGTGCTCGTGAAACATGGAAGTGGTCACTCGCAAGTAATGGAGAATTTTCGGTCAAGAGGTTATCATCTCTCCTTGATACGGTAATCCTTCGAGGTACCAATCATTCTTCAGATAAAACTTTGAAAAACAACCTGGTGCCAaaaaaaaattgagatttttgtgtGGAGATCATTGAAAATGAGAATTCCGGTTCGAGTGGAACTTGACAAAAGGGGCATCGATCTCCATAGTATCCGATGCCCCGTTTGTGATGGAGATCTCGAATCGGTTGATCATATTCTCGTCAATTGTAGTTTTGCTTTAGATGTTTGGAACCGAGTCTATAAATGGTGGAATTTTGGTGCCTTCTCATCATCTTGTGTATCTGAGACTCTTCATGGGAATTCCACACTTGCCAAATCCGCGCTTGGAAAACAAATTTGGCAAGCGGTGGAATGGGTTTGTGTATATTACTTATGGAAGAATCGTAACATGAAGACTTTTCAAAATAATCCGTTCGGCGCCTCGGTACTTATTAGCGAAATTTAAGTAAAATCATACGAATGGATCTCAGGAAGAATCAAAGGAAAACACATCGATTGGCTCACTTGGCTTGTAAACCCTTATGTCTATTTAGATTAGATTAGTATGTACATGTCATGTCGGATGCGTTCTTTGCATCCTAGTTTTTGTGTGTGAACCTTTGTGACACGGTCCCTTCTTGTACGGCCGTTGTCTTCgtcttttattttatatatatatatatatatatatatatatatatatatatatatatatatatatatatatatatatatatatatcttgcttttcaaaaaaaaaaaattatctatttatatgTAAATTGACAATTAATTTGATACATAACGGAAAGAGTATTTTTGTGGGCtatttgtcatttatatttatatatttatacatttattATAGTTTTGATACATGTTCTTATTGAACAGATGAACAGTTTAACGTCCTCTTTTTTTAATAAACTTAATAATTTGATATAAACATATTTGTGCAGCATATAATGTATAAATGGTAGAATAGTTACCTTCAAGTGCCTGGATATTCTGCTCTCAACTTCTGTAGCTTTAAATTGTTCCTTCTATATAAATCGCAAAATACCATCGTGTAGGTTAATTAATTAGTTATATATGACCAAATTAAGAAATTACAAGGGAGTGATATTGGGCTTACTTGATTTTGATCATGTTTTTGTTGAAGTTGCAAAGCTTTTTCAAGTTTTCTGACCACCTGATCTATATATGGACGTTGTGATCGCACCTCCTTTAAGCAAAAGTGTGCTGTTTCTGAGAAGACGGTCAACGATTGTAGGTTCATTTGTTTTCTTAGATCTGGATCGATCATATAATCCAATCTTTTCTCTTCATAATGTTGTCTTGCCACTTTAGCAAAATTCCAGTGATCCTCATCCTGGTTAGGTGGGGTATATGTTGATGCTTCCAACCCAAACAAGACTTCAAACAGAACAACTCCAAACGAGAACACATCTGACTTAGTGCTCAAACATTTAGTATCGTTATATGCGGGATCCCTATACCCCGATTTGTCCCAATATTCAGTAGGTCGGTGAGCTTCACCCCTTTTAACTGTCATGGAATAACCAAAGCCAGATAACTTGGGTTCCCAGTGTTCATCTAGTAAAATTTTGGAGCTTTTAATATTACCATGTATAAAGCTATAAGGATCATCAtcgtcataatcataatcatcatcatcatcaacatgtaGGACATTCAAAGCATGTGCAACACCAACACATATATGCAGTCTTTGCATCCATGTGAGTGTTTGGGAGTCACTTAAATGTTTGTTGAGACTTCCGTTGGTTAGATGCTTGCTTATAAGTATTACATCATCACTATATTCAGACACCTTAAAAACAGAGTGAATGTTGTTGACTCTGTTTTTGAGATAAGCACAGAAAGAAATTTTCAGCTCGTTGATTGCAATTTTTAAAACTGGATATACTCCTGCCACGATATTGATCAACTGTCCCGATTCAGAAATTAGTTGTCCTTTGTAAAGCTTTACACCACTTGTTCTTTGTGAGATGATATTTTCATCAGCAAAATTGTTAGTGGCTTCTGCTATCTCTTCATACGGGATTGTTATACTAGCAAGGTATTCATCCATCTTCGATCTGTTAGTAGATTAATGGATAAAGGTGAAATTGCAGGAATTAAATTGAAGATATTGATATTAATTATCGGGTGTAGGTTAGTAATGAGCTAAATTTATGATGATGATCAAATGCATTAGAAAGCATTGAACAAAAGGTTTGTTCAATCTTGTTTTGATTGACTGATATATTTCTTGGTTGGGTATATATGTACAATGTTGACTAATTCAACTATATAAATTCAACTGCGTCCAACGTTGACTAATTCCCATGTTATGTCTCCGTATTTTATGCCATACCCTGTTTAATTATAATAGCATTTGGATCTATTAACCCCACTTGTGGACTTTAATTATGATCCATAGTGAGGTAAGAGCTTAGGTAAGGCGTTGGACGTTTGTTGCTCAACTCTGTatgtgatatttttttttttttactagtcAAATGATTCATGgattcacgatatatatatatatatatatatatatatatatatatatatatatatatatatatatatatatattatatatatattgtagatattaagtgaatgtaagGCAGTTATAACAATCTTGCAAAAAAAATACCCATTTTTATCTCATTTTGCCACATTCATCAGCTCATACTTTATCATAGAATGTGAGGTCTGAGATCCAGATGGACAAGCGGAAGGACAAAACGGTGTCATTTATTCCAAAGTCGAATGGCTATTCGTGTACCAAGTCGCGTGATAATCGTATTTCATCGTTTAGGATTTTCAACTTCTCGGAGACTTGGCCTAGAGCCGATTGCCGGGGAGTTTTCGAAGAATATGGTGTTCTTGCAGACGTGTATCTAGCTCGTAAGAGATTATCGAGCGGCCAACGCTTCATATACGTAAGATTCGAGGACATTAGTGATGATGAAAGCTTCTCTAAGGTCTTAAATACCATTCAAATAAACGAAAAGAGGATTCGAGCTTTCAAAGCGTTGGAGAGAAAGCAAGGAGCTGCTAATCGTTCAGAGTGCTATGATGGAATAAGCTCCTTGAATGCTGATAGATATGTGGACTTCCCAACTCCTCCATGGAACCATGTTTCATTTAAACCAACAAAATGGGAGGAAAGATCTTATGCAGATACGCTCACAGGTAACAATCAAGACACCAAGGAGTTTCAGTTTCCGGTGACTAATCGTATCGAACTTAAGGTCGGTGGTAAACATCTCATGTTTAATCTACCTGATTCGTTGAACAATCAAAAACTTGTTTTTAGTTATAGCAAAGAGAGTTTATATTGGACCTTGATAGAGGTGGACTGTAAGTCCTTTGAGATCGATGATAAACAAGGTTTACACAAAGATGTCGAGTTTGAATCTAAGGCTAAAATCATACCGGAACAATCCTTCTGCCACGAGGATTCACACAACA
This genomic window from Rutidosis leptorrhynchoides isolate AG116_Rl617_1_P2 chromosome 2, CSIRO_AGI_Rlap_v1, whole genome shotgun sequence contains:
- the LOC139894669 gene encoding receptor-like protein kinase HERK 1 isoform X2 encodes the protein MDEYLASITIPYEEIAEATNNFADENIISQRTSGVKLYKGQLISESGQLINIVAGVYPVLKIAINELKISFCAYLKNRVNNIHSVFKVSEYSDDVILISKHLTNGSLNKHLSDSQTLTWMQRLHICVGVAHALNVLHVDDDDDYDYDDDDPYSFIHGNIKSSKILLDEHWEPKLSGFGYSMTVKRGEAHRPTEYWDKSGYRDPAYNDTKCLSTKSDVFSFGVVLFEVLFGLEASTYTPPNQDEDHWNFAKVARQHYEEKRLDYMIDPDLRKQMNLQSLTVFSETAHFCLKEVRSQRPYIDQVVRKLEKALQLQQKHDQNQKEQFKATEVESRISRHLKGKNMDHLKIQLSDIELATQIFSEVCKIGSGGYGAVYKAELYHFDGTSSSTIEAKIEDEFPKKRSTVAIKRIFQREDMQGEQGFLREIELLSK
- the LOC139894669 gene encoding receptor-like protein kinase HERK 1 isoform X1, with the protein product MDEYLASITIPYEEIAEATNNFADENIISQRTSGVKLYKGQLISESGQLINIVAGVYPVLKIAINELKISFCAYLKNRVNNIHSVFKVSEYSDDVILISKHLTNGSLNKHLSDSQTLTWMQRLHICVGVAHALNVLHVDDDDDYDYDDDDPYSFIHGNIKSSKILLDEHWEPKLSGFGYSMTVKRGEAHRPTEYWDKSGYRDPAYNDTKCLSTKSDVFSFGVVLFEVLFGLEASTYTPPNQDEDHWNFAKVARQHYEEKRLDYMIDPDLRKQMNLQSLTVFSETAHFCLKEVRSQRPYIDQVVRKLEKALQLQQKHDQNQKEQFKATEVESRISRHLKGKNMDHLKIQLSDIELATQIFSEVCKIGSGGYGAVYKAELYHFDGTSSSTIEAKIEDEFPKKRSTVAIKRIFQREDMQGEQGFLREIELLSKCKHPNIVSLLGYCDKDTEMILIYEFASNGSLESYLGNPNNLTNLSWAQRIQISIDIAHGLSYLHTNAEEKEIIIHRDMKSANVLLDGN